The following are encoded together in the Cynocephalus volans isolate mCynVol1 chromosome 4, mCynVol1.pri, whole genome shotgun sequence genome:
- the LOC134375838 gene encoding zinc finger protein 208-like isoform X2, producing MNKSYGLVSFEDVAVDFTWEEWQELDDAQRTLYRDVMLETYSNLVLLGCYITKPNVIFKSEQEAEAWMVENAPNQSLQDLHIVNNQIEKSQENHSKYLWQVLITDSKTSTEERVKLEKTFNLSSNCTSNLIINSENSSEINIEKFNVCKYALPPRNPDKTHAGETPDDQNKTGKSHTHCEHLSQNNKIQVGQYPFEYSKPGKAFNTEPILLAHKKLHLGETTCKYNECGKAFYNSALLDQEITQVLRKTFQCDVCGKVFYKKSERTKHQQIHTAEKSYKCKEYDKSFMKKLSLTVHKWTHTGEKLYTCNDCGKTFHQNSLFRSRQRTYTGAKPYECNECRKSFSHNSAHHTHKRIYAGERSYECNECGKTFYRKSDLSKHQRIHTGERPYKCSECGKTFYYKSHLSRHQRIHTGERPYKCNECGKTFYQKSNLSMHQVIHTKEKPYECNECGKTFPLKSVLSIHQRIHTGEKPYECNECGKAFHRKSILSTHRRIHTGEKPYECKVCSKSFFYKSHLNRHKRIHTEESRYECNECGTTFPCKSNLCAHQRTHTGEKLYECKECRKSYFYKSHLNRHKRIHSGESPYKCNECGKTFHQKSILSMHQVIHTNEKPYECNQCGKAFSLKSVLSIHQRIHTRGKLYECNECGKAFHRKSDLSKHQRIHTGERPYKCSECGKTFYYKSHLSRHQRIHTGERPYKCNECGKTFYQKSNLSMHQVIHTKEKPYECNECGKTFLLKSILSIHQRIHTGEKPYECNECGKAFHRKSVLSTHQRIHTGEKPYDCKERGKSFFYKSHLNRPKRIHTEESRYECNECGKTFYRKSDLSKHQRIHTGERPYKCSECGKTFYYKSHLSRHQRIHTGERPYKCNECGKTFYQKSNLSMHQVIHTKEKPYECNECGKTFPLKSILSIHQRIHTGEKPYECNECGKTFHHKSILSTHQRIHTGEKPYECNECGKAFHRKSILSTHRRIHTGEKPYECKVCSKSFFYKSHLNRHKRIHTEESRYECNECGKTFPCKSNLCAHQRTHTGEKLYECKECRKSYFYKSHLNRHKRIHSGESPYKCNECGKTFHQKSILSMHQVIHINEKPYECSECGKTFPLKSVLSIHQRIHTRGKLYECNECGKAFHRKSDLSKHQRIHTGERPYKCSECGKTFYYKSHLSRHQRIHTGERPYKCNECGKTFYQKSNLSMHQVIHTKEKPYECNECGKTFPLKSVLSIHQRIHTGEKPYECNECGKTFHHKSILSTHQRIHTGEKPYECNECGKAFHRKSILSTHRRIHTGEKPYECKECSKSFFYKSHLNRHKRIHAEESRYECNECGKTFPCKSNLSVHQRTHTGEKPYECKECRKFFYYKSHLNRHKKIHR from the exons atgaataaatcttac GGGTTGGTgtcatttgaggatgtggctgtggacttcacctgggaAGAGTGGCAGGAACTGGATGATGCTCAGAGAACTttgtacagggatgtgatgctAGAGACCTACAGCAACCTGGTATTGTTGG GATGCTACATTACCAAACCCAATGTGATCTTCAAATCAGAGCAAGAAGCAGAGGCATGGATGGTAGAAAATGCCCCAAACCAGAGCCTACAAG atcTCCATATAGTCAATAATCAAATtgagaaaagtcaagaaaatcaCAGTAAATACTTGTGGCAAGTTTTAATCACCGACAGCAAAACATCAACTGAGGAGAGAGTTAAGTtggaaaaaacatttaatttgagCTCAAACTGTACTTCAAATCTGATTATAAACAGTGAAAACTCTTCAGAAATTAACATTGAGAAGTTTAATGTATGTAAGTATGCACTTCCTCCTAGAAATCCTGATAAGACGCATGCTGGAGAGACACCTGATGACCAAAATAAAACTGGGAAATCCCACACACACTGTGAGCATCTTAGTCAGAATAACAAGATTCAAGTTGGGCAGTACCCTTTTGAATATAGTAAACCAGGGAAAGCCTTCAACACAGAGCCAATATTATTGGCACATAAGAAGCTTCATTTGGGAGAAACTACCTGTAAATacaatgaatgtgggaaagccttttaTAACTCAGCTCTCCTTGACCAAGAGATAACTCAGGTATTGAGGAAAACATTTCAATGTGATGTATGTGGGAAAGTATTCTATAAAAAGTCTGAACGCACTAAACATCAGCAAATACACACAGCAGAAAAATCCTACAAATGTAAAGAATATGATAAATCCTTCATGAAGAAGTTATCTCTTACAGTCCACAAATGGACACATACAGGGGAGAAGCTTTATACATGTAATGACTGTGGAAAAACTTTTCACCAGAACTCACTCTTCAGAAGTCGTCAGAGAACTTACACAGGTGccaaaccatatgaatgtaatgaatgtaggAAATCTTTTTCCCACAACTCAGCCCACCATACACATAAGAGAATTTATGCAGGGGAGAGgtcctatgaatgtaatgagtgtggaaaaaccttttaccGGAAGTCAGACctcagcaagcatcagagaattcacacaggggaaAGGCCCTATAAATGtagtgagtgtggaaaaaccttttactataagtcacacctcagcaggcatcagagaattcacacaggtgaaaggccctataaatgcaatgagtgtggaaaaaccttttaccAGAAGTCAAACCTTAGCATGCATCAGGTAATTCACACAAAGGAGAAGccttatgaatgtaatgagtgtggaaaaacctttccccTGAAGTCAGTCCTTAGTATACATCAGAGAATCcatacaggggagaagccctatgaatgtaatgagtgtggaaaagcctttcaCCGGAAGTCAATCCTCAGTACACATCGGAGAatccacacaggtgagaaaccatatgaatgtaaggtaTGTAGTAAATCTTTCTTCTACAAATCACATCTCAATAGAcataagagaattcacactgAAGAAAGTcgctatgaatgtaatgagtgtggaacaACCTTTCCTTGTAAGTCAAACCTCTGTgcacatcagagaactcacacaggtgagaaactgtatgaatgtaaggaatgtagaAAATCTTACTTCTATAAATCACATCTCAATAGACATAAGAGAATTCACTCAGGTGAAAGCCCCTATAAATGCAATGAGTGCGGAAAAACCTTTCACCAGAAGTCAATCCTCAGTATGCATCAGGTAATTCACACAAATGAGAAGCCCTATGAGTGTAATCAGTGCGGAAAAGCCTTTTCCCTGAAGTCAGTCCTTAgtatacatcagagaattcatacaagGGGGAAGctctatgaatgtaatgagtgtggaaaagcctttcaCCGGAAGTCAGACctcagcaagcatcagagaattcacacaggggaaAGGCCCTATAAATGtagtgagtgtggaaaaaccttttactataagtcacacctcagcaggcatcaaagaattcacacaggtgaaaggccctataaatgcaatgagtgtggaaaaaccttttaccAGAAGTCAAACCTTAGCATGCATCAGGTAATTCACACAAAGGAGAAGccttatgaatgtaatgagtgtggaaaaacctttctcCTGAAGTCAATCCTTAgtatacatcagagaattcatacaggggagaagccctatgaatgtaatgagtgtggaaaagcctttcaCCGGAAGTCAGTCCTCAGTACACATCAGAGAatccacacaggtgagaaaccatatgactGTAAGGAacgtggtaaatcttttttctacAAATCACACCTCAATAGACCTAAGAGAATTCACACTGAAGAAAGTcgctatgaatgtaatgagtgtggaaaaaccttttaccGGAAGTCAGACctcagcaagcatcagagaattcacacaggggaaAGGCCCTATAAATGtagtgagtgtggaaaaaccttttactataagtcacacctcagcaggcatcagagaattcacacaggtgaaaggccctataaatgcaatgagtgtggaaaaaccttttaccAGAAGTCAAACCTTAGCATGCATCAGGTAATTCACACAAAGGAGAAGccttatgaatgtaatgagtgtggaaaaacctttccccTGAAGTCAATCCTTAgtatacatcagagaattcatacaggggagaagccctatgaatgtaatgaatgcgGAAAAACCTTTCACCATAAGTCAATCCTCAGTACGCATCAGAGAATCcatacaggggagaagccctatgaatgtaatgagtgtggaaaagcctttcaCCGGAAGTCAATCCTCAGTACACATCGGAGAatccacacaggtgagaaaccatatgaatgtaaggtaTGTAGTAAATCTTTCTTCTACAAATCACACCTCAATAGAcataagagaattcacactgAAGAAAGTcgctatgaatgtaatgagtgtggaaaaacctttccctGTAAGTCAAACCTCTGTgcacatcagagaactcacacaggtgagaaactgtatgaatgtaaggaatgtagaAAATCTTACTTCTATAAATCACATCTCAATAGACATAAGAGAATTCACTCAGGTGAAAGCCCCTATAAATGCAATGAGTGCGGAAAAACCTTTCACCAGAAGTCAATCCTCAGTATGCATCAGGTAATTCACATAAATGAGAAGCCTTATGAATGtagtgagtgtggaaaaacctttccccTGAAGTCAGTCCTCAgtatacatcagagaattcatacaagGGGGAAGctctatgaatgtaatgagtgtggaaaagcctttcaCCGGAAGTCAGACctcagcaagcatcagagaattcacacaggggaaAGGCCCTATAAATGtagtgagtgtggaaaaaccttttactataagtcacacctcagcaggcatcaaagaattcacacaggtgaaaggccctataaatgcaatgagtgtggaaaaaccttttaccAGAAGTCAAACCTTAGCATGCATCAGGTAATTCACACAAAGGAGAAGccttatgaatgtaatgagtgtggaaaaacctttccccTGAAGTCAGTCCTTAGTATACATCAGAGAATCcatacaggggagaagccctatgaatgtaatgaatgcgGAAAAACCTTTCACCATAAGTCAATCCTCAGTACACATCAGAGAATCcatacaggggagaagccctatgaatgtaatgagtgtggaaaagcctttcaCCGGAAGTCAATCCTCAGTACACATCGGAGAatccacacaggtgagaaaccatatgaatgtaaggaatgtagtAAATCTTTTTTCTACAAATCACATCTCAATAGACATAAGAGAATTCACGCTGAAGAAAGTcgctatgaatgtaatgagtgtggaaaaacctttccctGTAAGTCAAATCTCAgtgtacatcagagaactcacacaggtgagaaaccatatgaatgtaaggaatgtagaAAATTTTTCTACTATAAATCACATCTCAATAGACATAAGAAAATTCACAGATAA